Proteins from one Elgaria multicarinata webbii isolate HBS135686 ecotype San Diego chromosome 3, rElgMul1.1.pri, whole genome shotgun sequence genomic window:
- the HEATR9 gene encoding protein HEATR9 — protein sequence MGGSKMLPEMTCGAKMPKKLSWGPMIEKPEDKARKAVQLKIAKNSFHQNPRETYPHNPSEWRTYTFEPRFIQPRIVEQPDAASLKKQCVYQKKLEKEKSKTMKKKSDFFLSKFVKLAKIKKKEIYIWEEKLKPERIKILLKCLDSPVELEQLYAAQALGKLGFGEESVLSALHNTLQESNSLPLQYEAARSLALLGCLETSVMKVLIKHLKLVSLNRREDTLAALKVSLQGWSMMPAFEWYCIGARSSLIRNLERLVNLQDPLDDVAFNAALCLGYLDKSSPVAQEMMLMCLAQNDWKKKNQALVMLVKQMGIMDGVIIRRILDQLQRSPVYQHRADAARLLTIIGLDAIQQEGMEEDVFNMLLEKLSNEPLLVVRQSVVLAVEELKMKKRVWDIVEKQLKDEKEEIRKQAVIALGVLGIRQKNVFFAMLEMLELDSSEDVRIQVIRAFTSLGMNNMHVRKSLMHKEQTEGILARESAKALKILGKVSDAQKELRLQSYRVY from the exons CCAGGAAAGCTGTTCAGCTGAAGATAGCAAAGAACTCCTTCCACCAG AATCCTCGTGAAACTTATCCACATAACCCTTCAGAGTGGAGAACATACACATTTGAGCCTCGCTTTATCCAGCCCAGAATTGTTGAGCAGCCTGATGCAGCTAGTTTGAAGAAGCAATGTGTCTACCAAAagaagctggagaaggagaaaTCTAAGACCATGAAGAAAAA GTCAGACTTTTTCCTCTCAAAGTTTGTCAAGTTagcaaagattaaaaagaaagagatcTACATTTGGGAGGAAAAGTTGAAACCAGAAAGGATCAAG ATTCTCTTAAAATGCTTAGACTCCCCGGTGGAACTTGAACAACTCTATGCAGCTCAG GCCCTTGGAAAACTTGGATTTGGTGAAGAATCTGTTCTATCTGCACTCCATAATACA CTTCAGGAAAGCAACAGTCTACCTTTGCAGTATGAAGCAGCGCGGTCTCTGGCTTTGCTGG GTTGCCTAGAGACCTCTGTAATGAAAGTGCTAATTAAACACCTAAAGTTGGTGAGCCTGAACCGGAGAGAAGATACATTGGCTGCTCTGAAGGTCTCTCTGCAAGGATGGTCAATGATGCCCGCATTTGAG TGGTATTGTATAGGTGCCCGGTCCAGTTTAATCCGAAATCTAGAGCGGTTGGTGAATTTGCAGGATCCATTGGATGATGTAGCCTTCAATGCAGCCCTTTGCTTGGGGTACTTGGACAAGTCAAGTCCAGTCGCCCAAGAGATGATGCTCATGTGCCTGGCCCAGAAtgactggaagaagaaaaatcag GCTTTAGTCATGCTGGTGAAGCAAATGGGCATAATGGACGGTGTCATTATCCGGCGCATTCTAGATCAGCTTCAACGTTCTCCTGTGTATCAG CATCGTGCTGACGCTGCGAGGTTGTTAACCATCATTGGGCTCGATGCAATCCAGCAAGAAGGCATGGAAGAGGATGTGTTTAACATGCTTCTGGAGAAGTTATCCAATGAACCATTACTG GTCGTCAGGCAGTCTGTTGTCCTGGCTGTCGAAGAACTGAAGATGAAGAAGCGAGTCTGGGATATTGTGGAGAA GCAGCTgaaagatgagaaagaggagatcCGAAAGCAGGCTGTGATTGCATTA GGTGTCCTTGGTATTCGCCAGAAAAATGTGTTCTTTGCCATGCTGGAAATGCTGGAACTAGACTCCAGTGAGGATGTTCGCATACAG GTTATCAGGGCATTTACCTCTTTGGGAATGAACAACATGCATGTGAGGAAGAGCCTTATGCACAAGGAACAGACTGAAGGGATTCTAGCCAG AGAATCTGCCAAAGCCTTGAAGATCCTTGGTAAAGTCTCTGATGCCCAAAAAGAGTTAAGGCTCCAGTCGTACAGGGTCTACTGA